The proteins below are encoded in one region of Legionella antarctica:
- the dsbD gene encoding protein-disulfide reductase DsbD, translated as MNKCLVLLLFYCTAFIIHADPLPAAEVFQVNVKKVDPNTFVIDWQIKPNYFLYSDRIKLIPQPDSNIHLGTLRFPKALNKTDKKGHVYTVYRNQLSLPVAVLGNTPGEALLDLHYQGCADDGFCYPPEIKQIKLSVDENLALSAVTLEKITPEPATDSTDQPDEISQVFATHSWAMILLIFFGFGILLSFTPCILPMVPVLSGIIVGHGKTVTTRKAFFLSLSYVLSMSVTYALFGAVVALLGANLQISMQSPWAISLFSFIFILLALSMFGFYEFKLPDSWQTKITGSSRTQRGGHYIGAAIMGCLSTLILSPCVTAPLIGVLTYIAQTKNVLLGSLTLFFLSLGMGIPLLLIGTSAGKWLPESGSWMNAVKGFFGILLLAVAIYLMARILPPQLIMFLWACLFIFSGIYAGALTYSQTSREKFSQGVGIILLGYGLLILIGVSMGSANPLQPLSNLEADHKQPAFSARPIQTLSGIKAAIREAKGTPVMLDFYADWCASCKFMEATTFKNKQVMSALESFKVIKIDVTANSTDNKSIMNHYKVIAPPTFVFFNSQGNELVNLKLVGESSAEKFLQILSQIK; from the coding sequence ATGAACAAATGTCTCGTTTTATTACTGTTTTACTGTACTGCTTTTATCATTCATGCTGATCCACTTCCCGCTGCAGAAGTATTTCAAGTCAACGTGAAAAAAGTAGATCCTAATACTTTTGTTATTGACTGGCAGATAAAACCAAATTATTTTTTGTATAGCGACCGTATCAAATTAATTCCCCAGCCTGACAGTAACATTCATTTAGGAACTCTTCGCTTTCCAAAAGCTCTAAATAAAACTGATAAAAAAGGCCATGTCTATACCGTTTATCGCAATCAATTATCTCTTCCGGTAGCTGTGTTAGGAAACACGCCTGGAGAGGCACTGCTCGATCTTCATTATCAAGGCTGTGCTGATGATGGATTCTGCTATCCACCCGAAATAAAACAAATCAAACTATCTGTAGATGAAAATCTGGCTCTATCAGCAGTTACTTTAGAAAAAATCACTCCCGAACCAGCTACTGATTCAACAGACCAGCCTGACGAGATCTCTCAAGTCTTTGCTACCCATAGCTGGGCAATGATTCTGCTCATTTTTTTTGGTTTTGGCATACTCTTATCCTTTACCCCTTGCATCTTGCCTATGGTCCCTGTGCTGTCAGGAATCATCGTTGGTCATGGCAAGACAGTGACTACACGCAAAGCATTTTTCCTTTCATTAAGTTATGTACTGAGCATGTCCGTTACTTATGCTCTGTTTGGGGCAGTAGTCGCATTACTTGGTGCTAATTTACAAATAAGCATGCAATCACCTTGGGCTATTAGTCTGTTTAGTTTCATTTTTATTCTCCTTGCTTTATCGATGTTTGGATTTTATGAATTCAAATTACCTGATTCATGGCAAACAAAAATTACTGGCTCAAGTCGTACGCAACGAGGTGGTCATTATATTGGTGCTGCGATAATGGGCTGTCTTTCTACTCTGATCTTATCCCCTTGCGTCACCGCTCCTTTAATTGGGGTCTTAACTTATATAGCACAAACCAAAAACGTACTTTTAGGCAGTCTCACCTTATTTTTCTTAAGTTTAGGGATGGGAATCCCCCTGCTTCTTATTGGTACCTCCGCAGGAAAATGGTTACCTGAGTCCGGAAGCTGGATGAATGCAGTAAAAGGGTTCTTTGGAATATTACTACTTGCTGTAGCCATTTATCTGATGGCGCGAATTTTACCACCACAGCTCATCATGTTTTTATGGGCATGCCTGTTTATTTTTTCAGGTATTTATGCAGGGGCCTTAACATATTCCCAGACAAGTCGAGAAAAATTCTCTCAAGGTGTGGGAATTATTTTGTTAGGTTACGGACTATTGATCCTGATAGGTGTCAGCATGGGGTCTGCCAACCCCTTACAGCCCCTGTCTAATTTAGAAGCAGACCATAAGCAACCTGCCTTTTCTGCCAGGCCGATCCAGACCCTAAGCGGTATTAAAGCCGCCATTCGTGAGGCAAAAGGAACACCTGTGATGCTTGATTTTTATGCTGATTGGTGTGCTTCGTGTAAATTTATGGAAGCAACTACGTTTAAAAATAAACAAGTGATGAGCGCTCTAGAGTCTTTTAAAGTGATCAAAATTGATGTTACTGCTAACAGTACCGATAATAAGTCTATAATGAATCATTATAAGGTGATTGCTCCACCTACGTTTGTATTTTTTAATTCGCAAGGCAACGAACTGGTAAATTTAAAACTGGTGGGAGAAAGTTCTGCTGAGAAGTTTTTACAAATTTTAAGCCAAATAAAATAA
- the rimO gene encoding 30S ribosomal protein S12 methylthiotransferase RimO yields the protein MNHKVGFVSLGCPKALVDSERIITQLRAQGYELVSSYQDAGVVVINTCGFIDSAVKESLDTIKEAMAENGRVIVTGCLGAKADIIKEACPDVLHISGAHAYEDVINAVHQHLPPPTDPFTQLIPPQGIKLTPRHYAYLKISEGCNQKCTFCIIPTMRGKLQSYPMAQVLTEARKLKDAGVNEILVISQDTSAYGVDTRYQEIEWQGKTIKTSFYDLCQQLGELGIWVRLHYVYPYPHVDDIIPLMRDDLILPYLDIPLQHANSRILKAMKRPASSENTLLRIASWREVCPDITLRSTFIVGFPGETEDDFSELLDFLEAAQLDRVGCFKYSPVEGAKANDLASPVPEEIKEERYHLFMQLQAEISRNKLKNKIGSTQTVLVDEITKDQVIARSKSDAPEIDGLVYLPPTPGITVGSFVKVNITNSDDYDLYAERAL from the coding sequence ATGAATCATAAGGTTGGTTTTGTTAGTTTGGGTTGTCCTAAAGCGTTGGTTGATTCTGAGAGAATCATTACGCAACTTCGTGCTCAAGGCTATGAGTTAGTATCCAGTTATCAGGATGCGGGTGTGGTAGTGATTAATACCTGTGGATTCATAGACAGTGCCGTTAAGGAATCTCTGGACACCATTAAAGAAGCCATGGCTGAAAATGGTCGCGTTATAGTAACCGGTTGTTTGGGAGCCAAAGCAGATATCATCAAAGAAGCCTGCCCGGATGTCCTCCATATTAGCGGGGCTCATGCATATGAAGACGTAATTAATGCGGTACACCAGCATTTACCACCACCGACAGATCCGTTTACTCAACTCATACCTCCTCAAGGAATAAAGCTGACTCCACGGCATTACGCCTATTTAAAAATATCAGAAGGATGCAATCAAAAGTGTACGTTTTGCATCATTCCGACTATGCGTGGCAAATTACAAAGCTATCCTATGGCTCAAGTCCTGACTGAGGCAAGAAAATTAAAGGATGCTGGGGTAAACGAGATACTGGTTATTTCTCAAGACACCAGCGCGTATGGTGTCGATACACGTTACCAGGAGATTGAGTGGCAAGGAAAAACCATCAAAACCAGTTTTTATGATTTATGCCAACAATTGGGTGAACTAGGTATTTGGGTGCGTCTGCATTATGTTTACCCTTATCCTCATGTTGATGACATTATCCCTTTAATGCGTGATGATCTGATCCTCCCTTATCTGGATATCCCGTTGCAACATGCTAATTCACGAATTTTAAAGGCAATGAAAAGACCTGCCAGTAGTGAGAATACCTTACTACGTATTGCTTCCTGGAGAGAAGTTTGTCCTGATATTACCTTACGTTCAACATTTATTGTTGGTTTTCCAGGAGAAACGGAGGACGATTTTTCTGAACTTTTAGACTTTTTGGAAGCAGCTCAATTAGACAGAGTAGGCTGTTTCAAATACTCCCCTGTTGAAGGTGCAAAAGCAAATGATTTGGCATCACCAGTGCCTGAAGAAATAAAAGAAGAGCGTTACCATCTATTTATGCAACTCCAGGCCGAAATCAGCCGCAACAAATTAAAAAACAAAATTGGCAGCACTCAAACCGTGCTTGTTGATGAAATAACAAAAGATCAGGTTATAGCCCGCAGTAAAAGTGATGCACCCGAAATTGATGGCTTGGTATATCTACCCCCAACTCCAGGGATTACCGTAGGATCTTTTGTCAAGGTAAACATTACAAATAGTGATGATTATGATTTATATGCTGAGAGGGCCTTGTGA
- a CDS encoding SLC13 family permease, giving the protein MHDANLLFLILILTIGMFIWGRFRYDVVALMCLLALTLTGLIPSEKAFSGFSNSAVISVAMVMVISAALIQSGLVDQVISFIQPLLTSPMLLIGAICIIASCLSAFVNDVGALSILMPVAIQGAIAAKLSPSKILMPLSFATLLGGMTTKIGTPPNLLISSYRESIVGAPFSMFDYTPTGLSVAFGGLVFIIFIGWRLVPARRKPSNDPTELYQLHDYISEVRIPEGSTVVGMSRQELESLIEGDLSIIGLIRGRKKKIAIPGDEELLPNDVLIIEASHDDLNKLITAGKLELFSGEVFTTASLVGQNYNTVEAVVTPGSRVHGRSWQQLRIRSRMGLNLIAIARSGKPLKNRLHHVNFNPGDVLLLQGVIEELPENLANLGLVPLAERNISVGFRRTLILPLLFFIGGILLNVFQIVPIQVAFTLVVVAMIGVNIISVHQVYKSIDWSIIVMLGALIPLGLALKTTGAARMIGQSLLFFTEGTSVLVILGLLIMITMTLSDVMNNAATAVVMAPIGADIAELLHMSPDPFLIAISIGASCSCLTPISHQNNTLIMGPGGYKFFDYLWLGIPLEVIVLLTALPSLYYFWL; this is encoded by the coding sequence ATGCATGATGCAAATTTATTATTTTTAATTTTGATCCTTACCATTGGAATGTTCATTTGGGGCCGATTTCGTTATGATGTGGTGGCACTAATGTGCCTTTTGGCACTAACATTAACCGGACTAATCCCATCGGAAAAAGCCTTTTCAGGATTTTCCAATTCAGCGGTAATCAGTGTTGCAATGGTTATGGTAATATCAGCCGCACTCATTCAAAGCGGCCTGGTTGACCAAGTCATTTCCTTCATTCAGCCTTTATTAACATCGCCCATGCTATTGATAGGCGCAATATGCATTATTGCTTCTTGTTTATCTGCTTTTGTCAATGATGTTGGGGCACTGTCTATATTAATGCCAGTAGCCATTCAAGGCGCTATCGCCGCCAAATTATCGCCATCAAAAATTTTAATGCCCCTATCTTTTGCAACTCTGCTAGGCGGTATGACAACCAAAATAGGTACTCCACCAAACTTGCTGATATCTTCTTATAGAGAGTCCATTGTTGGCGCTCCCTTTTCCATGTTTGACTATACTCCAACAGGCCTGTCGGTTGCTTTTGGTGGCTTGGTTTTTATTATTTTTATTGGATGGCGTCTCGTACCCGCCAGACGAAAACCCTCAAATGATCCTACAGAGCTTTATCAACTACATGATTATATTAGCGAAGTACGCATCCCCGAGGGTTCAACAGTTGTTGGGATGAGCCGTCAAGAACTTGAAAGTCTCATTGAAGGTGATTTGTCAATTATTGGTCTTATCAGAGGGCGGAAGAAAAAAATAGCCATTCCTGGAGACGAAGAACTCTTGCCGAATGATGTATTGATTATAGAAGCCTCTCATGATGATTTGAATAAGTTAATTACGGCAGGAAAACTTGAACTTTTTTCTGGCGAAGTGTTTACGACTGCAAGTTTGGTAGGCCAGAATTACAATACGGTTGAAGCTGTAGTGACCCCAGGGTCAAGAGTCCATGGTCGCTCCTGGCAGCAGTTAAGAATTCGCTCCAGAATGGGGCTTAACCTGATCGCTATAGCTCGCTCTGGGAAACCCTTAAAAAATCGGCTACATCATGTGAACTTTAATCCAGGAGATGTTTTGCTTCTTCAGGGAGTAATAGAGGAGTTACCTGAAAATTTAGCAAACCTGGGCCTCGTGCCTCTGGCAGAGAGAAACATATCTGTTGGCTTCCGGCGCACCTTGATTCTACCCTTGCTGTTTTTTATTGGAGGAATTTTACTAAATGTGTTTCAGATAGTGCCTATACAAGTCGCGTTTACCCTAGTAGTCGTGGCTATGATTGGCGTTAATATTATTTCTGTGCATCAGGTATATAAAAGTATCGATTGGTCCATTATAGTGATGCTGGGTGCATTAATTCCTCTTGGGCTAGCACTTAAAACTACTGGTGCGGCTCGAATGATAGGCCAGTCTCTTCTATTTTTTACAGAGGGAACCTCCGTGCTTGTAATATTAGGTTTATTGATTATGATAACGATGACTTTGTCAGATGTTATGAATAATGCTGCAACAGCTGTGGTTATGGCTCCTATTGGCGCTGATATTGCAGAGTTGTTGCATATGAGCCCCGATCCGTTTTTGATTGCTATTAGTATTGGCGCCTCTTGTTCCTGCCTGACGCCTATCAGTCACCAAAATAATACCTTAATCATGGGGCCAGGAGGCTATAAGTTTTTTGATTATTTATGGCTTGGAATACCGTTAGAGGTAATTGTTCTTCTAACCGCTCTACCATCGCTTTATTATTTCTGGCTTTAA
- the glnE gene encoding bifunctional [glutamate--ammonia ligase]-adenylyl-L-tyrosine phosphorylase/[glutamate--ammonia-ligase] adenylyltransferase, producing the protein MSQKSVIPEILSSKAWFIEKHLSDLNHPLKDSVIKLVLISDYACRQIALLTSLLANDSCSSLLERKDYFNAISNINPDLPQDLYLRELRHFRHTHFLRLLLLELGGLASTEEVMRSWSDCADAILLHSLSYCRRSVSVRYGIPKDEHGKEVPMFILAMGKLGGRELNYSSDIDLIFAYSMAGNTDGEVIPNQQYFSKAVQQLVQVLQAVTADGFVFRVDLRLRPNGDSGPLVSSLAAMETYYQEQGRDWERYAMVKARVISETGEGTLPWYERLIIPFVYRRYVDFSVIESLRSMKAMIEREVQLNPRLNDIKRGQGGIREVEFIIQNVQLIRGGRLPQLRKQSAMPALEALKQAQLVPRGDALKQAYLYLRKLENVLQSLNDQQTHSLPEDEIKKAQVILAMGYSAWEDFLAKLHQYQRIISHSFHLVLGRVEAYEDEKRLLANQLASLWQGHVEDTMAINLLTSWGFENSQHCYQMLHAFRHGPRCRRLSQGARIRLDRFMVLLLTELTHFAKTDEVLLQVMHLLENIVGRSAYLALLTENPHALKELLFWFANSPFITGLLVNQPFLLEVLLDQEKYWRPLSRSQLEQVLTEKRSHSSDVELQEEILRQFKLTHWLMAARAELYGLCPAVRIGQFLSDVAHVIVSQVLDIANEQLSLRNHEMAQIKSRFAIIAYGTFGSREMNYASDLDLVFLHSVEPSEEALVTRLTQKILHMLTIRSQTGVLYSVDTRLRPSGAAGLLVSHVDAFVAYQKNQAWTWEHQALLKSRVIIGDPKIKQSFLRLKKSVLSSVKNRATVQEEVLAMRAKIDQYQETDPIKHARGGLLDLEFLVQFLVLNLNQPEMARYTHTLSQLKQLFFAHVLTKEQWITLKEAYQHYHYLLHQKILQSKSIDSEEIQAKVAEICDIIYQSESQGPLSI; encoded by the coding sequence ATGTCCCAAAAGAGCGTTATACCAGAAATTTTATCTTCAAAAGCCTGGTTTATTGAAAAGCACCTTTCTGACTTGAATCATCCTCTGAAAGACAGTGTGATTAAACTGGTTCTTATTAGTGATTATGCCTGCAGGCAAATTGCATTGTTAACTTCTTTATTAGCAAATGACTCTTGCAGTTCTTTATTGGAAAGAAAAGATTATTTTAATGCGATAAGTAATATAAACCCTGATTTGCCTCAAGATCTCTACCTCCGTGAATTGCGTCATTTTCGGCATACCCATTTTTTGCGCTTACTACTCCTTGAATTAGGGGGGCTGGCGAGTACTGAAGAGGTAATGAGATCCTGGTCTGATTGTGCTGATGCTATTCTTTTACATTCGTTAAGCTATTGTCGTCGCTCCGTTTCTGTTCGTTACGGTATACCTAAAGATGAGCACGGTAAAGAAGTCCCCATGTTTATCCTTGCCATGGGAAAGCTGGGGGGAAGAGAACTAAATTATTCTTCAGATATTGATTTGATTTTTGCTTACAGTATGGCAGGTAATACGGATGGAGAAGTGATTCCCAATCAGCAATATTTCAGCAAGGCAGTACAACAATTGGTGCAGGTATTGCAAGCGGTGACAGCAGATGGTTTTGTATTCAGAGTTGATTTAAGACTGCGACCTAATGGAGATAGTGGCCCTCTGGTCTCCAGTTTGGCTGCTATGGAAACGTATTATCAGGAACAGGGACGCGATTGGGAACGTTATGCAATGGTCAAAGCACGGGTGATTTCTGAAACTGGAGAGGGAACTTTACCCTGGTATGAACGATTGATTATTCCTTTTGTATATCGACGCTATGTTGATTTTAGTGTTATTGAATCGTTGCGTAGCATGAAAGCCATGATAGAACGTGAAGTTCAATTGAATCCACGCTTAAATGATATAAAACGTGGGCAGGGTGGTATCAGGGAAGTAGAATTTATTATTCAAAATGTTCAATTAATTCGTGGTGGTCGATTACCTCAGCTTCGCAAGCAAAGTGCAATGCCAGCCCTTGAGGCCTTAAAACAGGCACAATTGGTACCGCGCGGTGATGCATTAAAGCAAGCCTACCTTTATTTACGAAAGTTAGAAAATGTTTTGCAAAGTCTGAATGATCAACAAACCCATTCCTTGCCCGAAGATGAAATAAAAAAAGCACAAGTTATATTGGCGATGGGCTACTCTGCATGGGAGGATTTTTTAGCTAAATTACATCAATATCAACGTATTATTAGTCATTCCTTTCATTTAGTGTTAGGCAGGGTAGAGGCTTATGAAGATGAAAAACGCCTCTTGGCAAATCAGTTAGCCAGTCTTTGGCAGGGACATGTTGAAGACACTATGGCAATTAATTTGTTGACTAGTTGGGGATTTGAAAACTCACAACATTGTTACCAAATGCTACACGCATTCAGGCATGGTCCTCGTTGCAGACGCTTGTCGCAAGGGGCACGTATCAGACTGGATCGTTTTATGGTGCTGCTGCTAACCGAGTTAACTCATTTTGCCAAGACGGATGAAGTGTTATTACAGGTAATGCATTTACTTGAAAATATTGTAGGCCGTAGTGCCTATCTTGCTTTGTTAACTGAAAATCCTCATGCATTAAAGGAATTATTATTCTGGTTTGCTAATAGTCCATTTATCACCGGATTATTGGTGAATCAACCTTTTTTATTAGAAGTATTACTAGATCAGGAAAAGTACTGGCGTCCCCTTTCCAGATCTCAATTAGAGCAGGTATTAACAGAAAAACGTTCTCATAGTTCCGATGTGGAATTACAAGAAGAAATTCTTCGTCAATTCAAATTAACCCATTGGCTTATGGCTGCTCGTGCAGAGCTTTATGGTTTGTGTCCTGCTGTTCGAATTGGACAGTTTTTATCTGATGTAGCTCATGTGATTGTTAGTCAGGTACTAGACATAGCGAATGAGCAATTGTCTTTACGTAATCACGAAATGGCCCAGATTAAATCTCGTTTTGCCATTATTGCCTATGGAACTTTCGGCAGTCGGGAAATGAATTATGCTTCTGATTTGGATTTGGTTTTTTTACATAGTGTTGAGCCATCGGAGGAAGCATTAGTTACCCGGTTGACTCAAAAAATATTGCATATGTTAACTATTCGTTCACAAACAGGTGTTTTGTATTCAGTGGATACACGCCTTCGGCCGTCTGGTGCTGCTGGTTTACTCGTCAGCCATGTTGATGCATTTGTTGCATATCAAAAAAATCAGGCATGGACATGGGAGCATCAAGCGTTATTAAAGTCCCGCGTTATTATAGGAGATCCCAAGATAAAACAATCATTTTTACGGCTAAAAAAATCAGTCCTGTCCTCAGTAAAAAACCGGGCAACAGTACAAGAAGAGGTGCTGGCAATGAGAGCAAAAATTGATCAGTATCAAGAAACCGATCCCATAAAACATGCTCGGGGTGGTTTGTTGGACCTGGAGTTCTTGGTTCAATTTCTGGTGCTCAATTTAAATCAGCCAGAAATGGCTCGCTATACCCATACTTTGAGCCAGCTGAAGCAGTTATTTTTTGCCCATGTTTTAACTAAGGAGCAGTGGATCACATTAAAGGAAGCTTACCAGCATTATCATTATTTATTACATCAAAAAATACTGCAGTCCAAGTCTATAGACAGTGAGGAAATACAGGCTAAGGTAGCAGAGATATGTGATATCATTTATCAAAGTGAATCACAAGGCCCTCTCAGCATATAA
- the groL gene encoding chaperonin GroEL (60 kDa chaperone family; promotes refolding of misfolded polypeptides especially under stressful conditions; forms two stacked rings of heptamers to form a barrel-shaped 14mer; ends can be capped by GroES; misfolded proteins enter the barrel where they are refolded when GroES binds), which yields MAKELRFGDEARLQMLAGVNALADAVQVTMGPRGRNVVLEKSYGAPTVTKDGVSVAKEIEFEQRFMNMGAQMVKEVASKTSDTAGDGTTTATVLARSILVEGNKAVAAGMNPMDLKRGIDKAVLAVTKELKAMSKPCKDTKAIAQVGTISANSDEAIGSIIAEAMEKVGKEGVITVEDGNGLENELAVVEGMQFDRGYISPYFINNQQNMTCELEQPYILLVDKKISSIRDMLGVLEGVAKSGRPLLIIAEDVEGEALATLVVNNMRGIVKVCAVKAPGFGDRRKAMLQDIAILTAGQVISEEIGKSLEAATLEDLGTAKRVVVTKENTTVIDGEGKATEINSRITQIRAQMEETTSDYDREKLQERVAKLAGGVAVIKVGAATEVEMKEKKARVEDALHATRAAVEEGIVAGGGVALIRAQKALDALKGDNDDQNMGINILRRAIESPMRQIVSNAGYEASVVVNKVAENKGNYGFNAATGEYGDMVDLGILDPTKVTRMALQNAASVASLMLTTECMVADLPKKDDAVGAGDMGGMGGMM from the coding sequence ATGGCTAAAGAATTACGTTTTGGCGACGAAGCTCGTCTACAAATGCTTGCTGGTGTTAATGCATTAGCTGATGCAGTTCAGGTAACTATGGGCCCACGCGGTCGTAATGTTGTATTAGAAAAATCCTATGGTGCTCCTACTGTAACTAAAGATGGTGTGTCTGTTGCCAAAGAAATTGAGTTTGAGCAACGCTTCATGAACATGGGCGCTCAGATGGTTAAAGAAGTTGCTTCTAAAACTTCTGATACTGCTGGAGATGGTACAACTACAGCTACTGTACTGGCACGTTCCATTCTTGTTGAAGGTAACAAAGCTGTTGCTGCCGGCATGAACCCAATGGATCTGAAACGCGGTATTGATAAAGCAGTTCTAGCAGTAACTAAAGAATTAAAAGCAATGTCCAAGCCTTGTAAAGATACTAAAGCAATTGCTCAAGTAGGTACTATTTCTGCTAACTCAGATGAAGCGATTGGTTCTATTATTGCTGAAGCGATGGAAAAAGTAGGTAAAGAAGGCGTTATTACTGTTGAAGACGGTAATGGTCTGGAAAATGAATTAGCTGTTGTTGAAGGAATGCAGTTTGACCGTGGTTATATCTCTCCTTACTTCATCAACAATCAACAAAACATGACTTGTGAGCTTGAGCAACCTTATATTTTATTGGTTGACAAGAAAATCTCTAGTATTCGTGACATGCTGGGTGTTCTGGAAGGTGTTGCAAAATCCGGTCGTCCATTGTTGATTATTGCAGAAGATGTTGAAGGCGAAGCTTTGGCAACTCTGGTTGTTAACAACATGCGTGGCATAGTCAAAGTATGTGCTGTTAAAGCACCAGGCTTTGGTGATCGTCGTAAAGCAATGTTACAAGATATTGCTATTTTAACTGCTGGCCAAGTGATTTCTGAAGAAATTGGCAAGAGTTTAGAAGCTGCTACTTTAGAAGATCTGGGTACTGCTAAACGTGTTGTTGTTACTAAAGAAAACACTACAGTTATTGATGGTGAAGGCAAAGCTACTGAAATCAACTCTCGCATTACTCAAATTCGTGCTCAGATGGAAGAGACTACTTCTGATTACGATCGGGAGAAATTACAAGAGCGTGTTGCCAAATTAGCTGGTGGCGTTGCAGTCATCAAAGTAGGTGCTGCTACTGAAGTAGAAATGAAAGAGAAAAAAGCTCGTGTAGAAGACGCTCTTCATGCTACTCGTGCTGCGGTTGAAGAAGGTATCGTTGCAGGTGGTGGTGTTGCCCTGATTCGTGCTCAAAAAGCATTGGATGCATTAAAAGGCGATAACGACGACCAAAACATGGGTATCAATATTCTACGTCGTGCTATTGAATCACCAATGCGTCAAATCGTATCTAATGCCGGTTATGAAGCATCTGTAGTAGTGAACAAAGTAGCTGAAAACAAAGGTAACTATGGTTTCAATGCTGCAACTGGTGAATACGGTGATATGGTTGATTTAGGTATTCTGGATCCAACTAAAGTAACTCGTATGGCATTGCAAAATGCAGCTTCTGTAGCTAGCCTAATGTTAACTACTGAATGTATGGTTGCTGATTTACCAAAGAAAGATGACGCTGTTGGCGCTGGTGATATGGGCGGCATGGGCGGAATGATGTAG
- the groES gene encoding co-chaperone GroES: protein MKIRPLHDRVVVRRMEEERTTAGGIVIPDSAAEKPMRGEIIAIGAGKVLENGDVRALAVKLGDVVLFGKYSGTEVKIDGKELVVMREDDIMGVIEK, encoded by the coding sequence ATGAAAATTCGTCCTTTACACGATCGTGTTGTAGTTCGTCGTATGGAAGAAGAGCGTACCACAGCTGGTGGTATTGTTATTCCAGATAGCGCTGCTGAAAAACCCATGCGTGGTGAAATCATCGCGATTGGCGCTGGCAAAGTACTAGAAAATGGTGATGTTCGTGCCTTGGCGGTTAAATTGGGTGATGTAGTACTGTTTGGCAAGTACTCTGGTACCGAAGTGAAAATTGACGGTAAAGAATTAGTCGTGATGCGTGAAGACGACATCATGGGTGTAATCGAGAAGTAA